GAGACCTTCTCAACCCATTGCCAAAAGGGGTCTGATGAATCAGGATCTCCCGTGAACGCGAGCGATTTGACGATTTCTATCCCACGCCGCGGTATCGAAACATCAAATGTTTGCATCACCCAGTCCGCGAAGGCGTCGTTAGGCCCAATGATGTGTTCGGTATCCTCACCGTACATCTTTGCGAATTCGCTGCCCCAGCAAATTTCATCATAGCCGATGGCGATCAGTCGAAGAAAGTCGACCGGATCGTCAGCCAATACACAGGCCATAGTGGAGCCCGAACCGGAACCCATATGGACGATCTTCTGCGAACCATCATCGGCCAACCAGAACGCCGCCAACGACCCCTCGCTGCCGGTTTTGGCAAAAGCGCTCAATCTCCGTGCAATTTTCGGGTTGTCGGAACCGAACCAATATTTGAGGTCTGATGCGGCCTCCGCACCAAAACTGATGTCTGTGCCCCCCAGGTCGCCCCTCATCGGTCCAGCCTTCCCGCATCTTGTCTTGTGGGAAAAGAAAGCCTCGGCGCTCCTCCTCAGTATCTTCGTAAAGCCCATTCGCCTCGATCCAATAGAACAGTTGGATCAGCGGGTCCGGAAGTATCATGCCCGGGGAGAGCGTGTCGCCAATTTCGCGGGCAAGCCGCGATTTGTGCTTACCGCGCAAGCGTCTTCTCGCCTCATGGAAGCTAATTATCATGGCGGACTATTTATCAGACACCGTGGCAGGTCCGATAGGTTCGCCAGCCCGTGTTACATCCACAACCGACCAAGTTCGATCTCGAACCGGTCGTGCCGCCTATCCCGATTGCGCCTCCGCGCGCCTCATGCGACGAAGAACGCATGACCGCGACGATCGATCCCTTCCACGCCATTGCCATCGGCGAACTCGCCTATGACCTTGCGAGCCAAGGCCGGTCGGTGATCCACATGGAGTACGGCCAGCCCTCGACCGGCGCGCCCGCCGCGGCGATCGCAGTGGCGCATCAGGTGCTCGACAGCGATCCGATGGGCTATTGGGAGAATCCCGGCCTGAAGGCGCGGATCGCGACGCTCTATGCCGAGCAGCACGGCGTTTCGATCCGGCCCGAGCAGGTGGTCCTGACCTGCGGCGCTTCGCCCGCGCTGGTGCTGGCACTGTCGACGCTGTTCGCCCCCGGCGCGCGGGTTGCGCTGGCCCGGCCCGGCTACGTCGCCTACCGCAACGTGCTGAAAGCGCTGCACATGGAGCCGATCGAGCTCGACTGCGGCGAGGCCGAGCGCTTCCAGCTGACCGCCGCGGCGCTCGATGCGCTGGAGCCGGCGCCCGAAGGCGTGATCGTCGCCAGCCCGGCCAACCCCACCGGGACGGTGATCGCCGAGGACGAGATGGCGCGGATCGCCGAGGTCTGCCGGCGCCGCCGCATCCGCCTGGTCTCGGACGAGATCTACCACGGGATCAGCTATGTCGGCCCGGTGCGCTCGGCACTGGCCTTCGCGCCCGATGCGCTCGTGATCAACTCGTTCTCCAAGTACTTCTCCATGGCCGGCTGGCGGCTCGGCTGGCTGGTCGTGCCTCCGGAACTGATCGAGCCGGCGCGGGCGCGGATGGGCAACCTGTTCCTCACGCCGCCGAGCCTCGCGCAGCATGCCGGGCTCGCGGCGATGGACTGCCGCGAGGAGCTGGAGCGCCACGTCGCGACCTATGCGCGCAACCGCAGCGTGATGCTGGCGGGGATCGGCCGACTGGGCCTCAGCCACATCGCGCCGCCCGACGGCGCGTTCTACATCTATGCCGACGTGGGGCATCTATCCGAGGATAGCCTGTCCTTCTGCCGGCGGATGCTAGAGGAAACCGGCGTCGCCACGGCGCCGGGGATCGATTTCGATCCCGTCCACGGCGGCCGCTTCATCCGCTTCAGCTTCGCGGTCTCGACCGCGCTGGTCGAGGAAGCGCTGGCCCGCCTCGAACCCTGGTTTGCCGCGCAACCGCGCCTGACGGTGCCGGCGTGACGCGGCCCGAGGCGCGCTACGAAGGCTCGTGCCACTGCGGCGCCGTGCGGTTCGCGATCACCACCGACTTTCCCGAACTGACCACCTGCGACTGCTCGATCTGCCGTCGCAAAAACGCGCTGATGGTGAAAGTCCACGAGAGCAAGTTCGAGCTTCTTTCCGACACCGACGGCCTCCAGGAATACCAGTTCCACACCCACACCGCGCGGCACTTCTTCTGCCGGACCTGCGGCATCTATCCGTTTCACCGCAAGCGCGTAACGCCCGACTTCCTGGGCATCAACGTGTTCTGCCTGGAGGATTTCGAACCTGACGGGATCCCGGTACGAGCCACGGTCGGCAAGGGTATGGCCTAAGGCTCGCCACGCTCCGATTGATAGCGGCTCGGCGGAACACCCAGTGCGCGGCGGAACATCGTCGAGAAGCTCGCGGTACTCTCATAGCCCAGGTCGAGCGCGATCGTGGTCACCGAAGCCCCCTCCCCCAGCCGTTCGAGCGCCGCAGCGATGCAGGCCTGCTCGCGCCATTCGGCGAAACTCATGCCAGTCTCCTGGCGAAAGCGGCGCGTGAAGCTGCGGCGGTTGAGGCGCAGCGCCTCGGCCCATTCGTCGACCCCGCTCTTGATGCTGGGGCTTTCGAGGAAAGCATGGCACCGCGCCGCGAGCGCCGGTTCGCGCGGGAAGGGGATGGCGAGCGGGATCACCGGCGCCTGGGCCACTTCGGCGACGATCAGCCGCATGACGAGGCCGTCGCGCCCGGCCTCGTCGTATTCGTGCGGGATTGCGGCGGCATCCTCGAGCAGCGCGCTCAGCAGCGGCGATACCTCGACCACGCGGCAGCGCGGATCGAGCGCATCGCCGGGTGCCGGCTCGATCATCACGCTGCGCGTGCTGACCTTGCCGATCATGCGCACCGCATGCGGCGTACCAGCCGGAATCCACACCCCGCGATGCGGCGGGCAGACCCAAGCCCCCTGCGGCGTGCTGACCGCGATTACACCCGTGGTCGCGTGGAGGAACTGGCCGCGCCTGTGCGTATGCCGGGCCAGCTCGAACGACGGCGGATAGTCATTGCCGATCCCGAGCACCGCACGCGGCACCTCGATGTCGGGATCGTTTTGCCATTGGCCCAAATTCATAACAGAAAGGCTTCTAGTCATAAGCGGGACAAGTTGGAAGCTGCTAGGGAGCGCTCACGAAGGAGAATTCCATTGGCCACTGTCAGCCCCGCAACCCAAACGAGCATCAAGCCCAGCGCCGCAAACGCCACGGTCATGGGCGTGCTCGTGGCCATCAGCCTCTGCCACCTGATCAACGACATGATGCAGTCGCTACTGCCGGCAATCTATCCGGGGCTGGCCAAGGAACTGACGCTGAACTTCAGCCAGATCGGACTGATCACGCTGGTCTACCAGATCACCGCATCGATCCTGCAGCCGATCATCGGCCTTGTCGCCGACAAGAAGCCGGTGCCGCTGGCGCTGCCGATCGGCACGCTGTTCTCGATGGCCGGGCTGCTCGTGCTGTCGATCGCCCACGTTTATGCGCTGGTGTTGCTCGGCGCGGCGCTGCTCGGCATGGGCTCGTCGATCTTCCATCCCGAAAGCTCGCGCGTCGCGCGCATGGCCAGCGGCGCCCGGCACGGTTTCGCGCAGTCGCTGTTCCAAGTCGGCGGTAATGCCGGGCAGGCGCTGGGGCCGCTGGCGGCGGCGCTGGTCGTCGTCCGCTACGGCCAGACCAGCCTCGCCTTCTTCGCGCTGCTGGCGCTGCTCTCGGCCGCGATCCTGTGGAACGTCAGCCGCTGGTACAAGCATCACGGCCTCGCGCGGCTGCAGGCCGGGCG
The window above is part of the Novosphingobium sp. G106 genome. Proteins encoded here:
- a CDS encoding aminotransferase class I/II-fold pyridoxal phosphate-dependent enzyme — protein: MTATIDPFHAIAIGELAYDLASQGRSVIHMEYGQPSTGAPAAAIAVAHQVLDSDPMGYWENPGLKARIATLYAEQHGVSIRPEQVVLTCGASPALVLALSTLFAPGARVALARPGYVAYRNVLKALHMEPIELDCGEAERFQLTAAALDALEPAPEGVIVASPANPTGTVIAEDEMARIAEVCRRRRIRLVSDEIYHGISYVGPVRSALAFAPDALVINSFSKYFSMAGWRLGWLVVPPELIEPARARMGNLFLTPPSLAQHAGLAAMDCREELERHVATYARNRSVMLAGIGRLGLSHIAPPDGAFYIYADVGHLSEDSLSFCRRMLEETGVATAPGIDFDPVHGGRFIRFSFAVSTALVEEALARLEPWFAAQPRLTVPA
- a CDS encoding helix-turn-helix domain-containing protein, translating into MNLGQWQNDPDIEVPRAVLGIGNDYPPSFELARHTHRRGQFLHATTGVIAVSTPQGAWVCPPHRGVWIPAGTPHAVRMIGKVSTRSVMIEPAPGDALDPRCRVVEVSPLLSALLEDAAAIPHEYDEAGRDGLVMRLIVAEVAQAPVIPLAIPFPREPALAARCHAFLESPSIKSGVDEWAEALRLNRRSFTRRFRQETGMSFAEWREQACIAAALERLGEGASVTTIALDLGYESTASFSTMFRRALGVPPSRYQSERGEP
- a CDS encoding GFA family protein — protein: MTRPEARYEGSCHCGAVRFAITTDFPELTTCDCSICRRKNALMVKVHESKFELLSDTDGLQEYQFHTHTARHFFCRTCGIYPFHRKRVTPDFLGINVFCLEDFEPDGIPVRATVGKGMA